Genomic DNA from Hordeum vulgare subsp. vulgare chromosome 2H, MorexV3_pseudomolecules_assembly, whole genome shotgun sequence:
ATAAATATCGACCGGCTACGGCGTCCGTATCGCTCTCTCGATCGGTCCAGTAGTTCATACTTTTTCCGTGAAACACACAAAGCAGAAAGTGCTCCATCGCCGTATGCCCGTATGCATGCATCTCATCCACCATTAATTAGCTCGATCAAGCCCACCTAGCTAGCTAGCGCGCAGCGATGACCCCGGCCGGTTCGGCGATCGTGGACGACGGCGTCCACGACGCCGCCCAGATCGCGAACGCGCCGCTGCTTCCCGAGACCAACCTTAAGGGTCGGCGCCCTCCGGCACGGCAGAGGCGGCCGTCGACCGTTCTCCCGGCCATCGCGTGGACCGTGCTCCTCCTCGCGCTCGCCGGCCTCGCCGTCTACAGGCAAGGGCATGGCGACGGCCAGGCCGCCGCGCTGGGAGACCAGGTCGCGTCCGCGGGCCGCGTCGTGGAGGTGGCGGCCTCCCGCGGCGTCGTGCAGGGCGTGTCGGAGAAGTCCACCGCCCCGGCGCTCCTCGGCGGCGGCGCCTACGACTGGACCAACGCGATGCTGGCGTGGCAGCGCACGGCGTTCCATTTCCAGCCCCAGAAGAATTGGATGAACGGTAGATACGTCGCCATCGCTACTCTTTCTTCTGTCTAATAATAATTCAATACGCTGAAACTTGGATACGTACGTCTCTGATACAAACATTTCCATCTCGGTTTTGCTAACTTGGCATTGCGTTTTTGTCACGGACGTCTTGCGCACGCACGGTTCCGATCCATCTCTTCTCATCGACCTCTCTGCCAGATCCCAACGGTAAGTCGTTGTTGCCGCCGGTCGATCAATCCATGCACATGCATGCTGTGAACGGATGCTTTATGGTTCTCAGCGTTTCTAGCTAGATCGTCGTGGCATCAATGCACGACCCAATAATCGTACTACTAGTATGATGTACTCCTAGCTTTCATGTATTAATTGTTGTGAATCGTGACATTTGCAGGTCCACTGTATTACAAGGGATGGTATCACCTCTTCTACCAGTGGAACCCGGACGGGGCGGTGTGGGGGAACATCACGTGGGGCCACGCCGTGTCGCGCGACCTCGTCCACTGGCTCCacctgccgccggccatggtgCCCGACCACTGGTACGACATCAACGGCGTCTGGAGCGGCTCGGCGACGCAGCTCCCAGACGGCAGGATCGTCATGCTCTACACCGGCTCCACGGAGGACGCCGTGCAGGTGCAGCTCCTGGCCGAGCCGGCGGACCCGTCGGACCCGCTGCTGCGGCGCTGGGCCAAGTCGGAGTCGAACCCCGTCCTCGTGCCGCCGCCGGGCATCGGGCTGACGGACTTCCGCGACCCGACGACGGCGTGGCTCAACCCGACCGACAGGGCCTGGCGGATCACCATCGGGTCCAAGAACCAGGAGCACGCCGGGCTGGCGCTGGTGTACAGGACGGAGGACTTCCTGCACTACGACCTGCTGCCGGCGCTGCTGCACGTCGTGCAGGGCACCGGGATGTGGGAGTGCGTGGACTTCTACCCGGTGTCCGCCGACCTCGCCGCCGACGTGGGGCTCGACACCTCCACCGCGCCGGGGCCGGGGGTGAAGCACGTGCTCAAGGCCAGCCTCGACGACGACCGGCACGACTACTACGGCATCGGCACCTACGACGCCGGCACCGACCGGTGGACGCCCGACGACGCGGCGATCGACGTCGGGATCGGGCTCCGGTACGACTACGGCAAGTTCTACGCGTCCAAGTCCTTCTACGACCCCGTGGGGCGGCGGCGCGTGCTCTGGGGCTGGATCGGCGAGTCCGACAGCGAGCGCGCCGACGTCCTCAAGGGCTGGGCGTCCCTCCAGGTAACATTGGTCTCATTTTCATTTGTGGCTATTGAAATGCTAGAGCCGCACTGTCTATGCGTGCATCAGTCTCTGGCCTGGTCCATGCACATTACTGTACGCCTTAAACCCATTGACTTCCACGGGTCCATCCACCGGCCACGAGGTGTATATAGAAAACAAACCAAATCTTTATGTGGGACCTGGGACCCACATCCGTTTATCCAAAACGAGCTGCACGTCTCTCTTGCTTTCTTAAAACAAACCAACTGTCCAGAGGGCCCGGACAGATCGGCAAGCATCTGGCGCGATGCACTGGCGCGAAATGCAATTTGTCTGCAATGTGCCGTGGGCGAATTAGCAATCGTTTCCGGGTGATGACCGCGACTTCCTCTCCGATTGTTTCAAGCAACTTAGTTGCCGTAGGAGTCAAAGGCTCCAATTCGCAGGCGTAACGTGCCTGCCTTGGCGGGGTACTTCAGTTGGGTTTTACTTGACGGCGAAGGATTTTCAGCTTAAAATTCAAAATAAGGCGTGCTCGTAGTGATCGAGATTAGTCAGCGAAAACCCCTTCTGATGCACTGACTAAAAGGTCGTTTTCTGCCGCTTCATTTCTTTTTTACTTGTCCATTTCCAGGCGGATTTTTTTTTGCTAGTGATAGGAATAACTTGTGAATTCAACCGCTTTTATTCCTTTTTTTCAAACGGGAGGAAAAGACTGGCCTCTTTTTATTAAATTTAATTGATTTAAGGCAAAATCATGTATATACAAAGTTCAAATATTTGCCATGAGCTGGTTGACAAGGTGGAAAACCCTCTAGGCACTGTCTTGTTCAGATTCAACCAACTATAGGCACTGTCTTGTTCAGATGACCAGATATACGTGCATACATATATGCACACTGGCATCAAGGACTGGCACACATACAtgtat
This window encodes:
- the LOC123427358 gene encoding beta-fructofuranosidase 1-like; translated protein: MTPAGSAIVDDGVHDAAQIANAPLLPETNLKGRRPPARQRRPSTVLPAIAWTVLLLALAGLAVYRQGHGDGQAAALGDQVASAGRVVEVAASRGVVQGVSEKSTAPALLGGGAYDWTNAMLAWQRTAFHFQPQKNWMNDPNGPLYYKGWYHLFYQWNPDGAVWGNITWGHAVSRDLVHWLHLPPAMVPDHWYDINGVWSGSATQLPDGRIVMLYTGSTEDAVQVQLLAEPADPSDPLLRRWAKSESNPVLVPPPGIGLTDFRDPTTAWLNPTDRAWRITIGSKNQEHAGLALVYRTEDFLHYDLLPALLHVVQGTGMWECVDFYPVSADLAADVGLDTSTAPGPGVKHVLKASLDDDRHDYYGIGTYDAGTDRWTPDDAAIDVGIGLRYDYGKFYASKSFYDPVGRRRVLWGWIGESDSERADVLKGWASLQSIPRTVLLDTKTGSNLLQWPVVEVENLRMRGKLFDGLDMPPGSVVPLDVGRATQLDVEAVFQVQAGAPAAGSAAAGAEAPYNCSASAGSAGRGLLGPFGLLVLADDGLSEQTAVYFYLVRGADGKLSTHFCQDAFRSSKANDLVKAVYGSSVPVLDGEDLSVRILVDHSIVESFAQGGRTCITSRVYPTKAIYDSARVFLFNNATNLNVTAKSIKIWELNSAYIRPYPYSD